Within the Cyanobacteriota bacterium genome, the region AGGACGACACTCCATTACCTCGCCCTCTAGGTCGTCGGTGGTGGTGCGTAGGCCAAACCGGATAACCGCTCGGTATGCCTTCTCTGGGGGCAAAAATTGCAGCAGGCGAGTGGCTTTACCTACGGCGATCGGCAATACCCCTACGGCTGCTGGGTCAAGGGTTCCCCCATGCCCAATCTGGCGAATTTTCAGCACCTTGCGTAGTTGGGCAACACAGTCGTGGGATGTTATCCCAGCGGGCTTATTGACATTCAAAAATCCCTGCACAATCCTGACTCTATCTAGGTATTTAAGCTGACTTATGGTGAAGCTGATGCTCGATCATCGCTAACAACTGTTTCAGCTTAACGGGCTTGCTGAGATAGTCAGTTGCACCCGCGGCCAGACAGCGATCGCGATCGTGCTCCATCGCTAGGGCAGTCAGGGCAATAATAGGAGTAGCAGCGATCGTAGGGTGACGGCGAATGTGCTGCATAGCCTCTAGACCATCCATGACGGGCATTTGGATATCCATCAAGATTAAATCAGGTTGTTCTTGTTGGGCAAGGTTGACTACTTCTTGACCATCTCTAGCGATCAACAGACTGTAGCCTTTGGCTTTCAAGTAGCTAGAAATAGACAACACGTTAGCATCGTTATCTTCGGCTAGTAAGATGCGATAGGCAGTGGGCTGCTGGGGAGCAGTAGAGTCAATCGCAAGGGATGAGTTGCATGGGTCATCTATCTCTGAGATGGACTTGGTGACAGTTGCAGAGCGATAGGGAAGGTCAATCATAAAGCAACTACCCACCCCAATCTCACTGGTTACTCCTACTTGCCCTCCATGCAGGTCTACAATTCGTTTCACTAGGGCTAGCCCTAGGCCAGTGCCTTCATATTTGCGGTTGAGGGCACTATCAATTTGAACAAAGGGCTGAAACAGCTTATCCATCTGGTCTGGAGTCATGCCAATGCCAGTGTCGGTCACGGCGATGCGGACATAGTTATGAATAATCAATAGGTCGTCGTGGGGTGGCAGTGGTGTGGACTGGGGGCCAAGCCCTAACTCTTGCTCCAGGGGGGTGCGGTAGGTTCTAACCCTAGTGATGCCGGAGAGGGGCGGTGCTTCCGTGGGGGCTACTTGGTGGTGAAGGCTTACCTCTAGGGTAATGCGTCCGTGCTCTGGGGTAAATTTCACCGCATTGCTGAGTAGATTGATCACAGCTTGGCGAATGCGCCGCTCATCTAGGCAAAGCTCAGGGAGATGAGGGGGGAACTTAGTAGCAATGTGGATTTGTTTTTTGAAGGCCTGTTGTTGGATAAAGATTAGGCAGGATTCGCACAGGGGCACGATCGCTGTCGGTGCTAGTTCCAATTCCATTTGTCCAGACTCAATTTTGGCGAGGTCAAGAATGTCGTTAATCAGGGTTAATAGGTGAGATGCACTGCGCTCGATCGTTTGCAGGGCATTTTTTTGAGCAGTCGTAATGGCCCCAAATATCTGCTCTTGCAGGCCCTCGGTCATTCCCAAAATGGCATTAAGGGGGGTGCGCAGTTCATGGCTCATGTTAGCCAGAAACTCGTCTTTAAGGCGAGTAGCTCGCAATAGCTCATCATTGGCCCTGAGCAGTTGCTCATGACTGGTTTGTAACTGGGCGTAAAGCTGAGATTGCTGAATGGCGATCGTCAACTGACTAGCAATTTCTTGCAGAAGTTTAATTTCCCAAGGCCGCCATTGACGAGGTGTGTGGCACTGGTGAGCAATAACTAGCCCCCAAAGGCTGTCTTTGTCTACGATGGGCACCACTAGCTTGGCACGGACATTGATGCTGTGCAAGAACTTTGCTAAGCAGGGCAATACTGGGCCGTGTTCACGATCAGTGAGGGCATACACCCGCCCTTGTATGTAGCGCTGATAGTTTTCTTGGGGAAATGTCTCCTCTGGAAAGATTTTGTCGAGGATAACTGGCAACTCTGGTAATGTGGCTTCGGCGATAACCTGTCCAGAGCCATTGGGGAGAACTCGATAAACCAACACCCGATCGGCCCGCAATACTTCCTGAAGCTCAGTGACAGCCGCGTTGAGAATATCGACTAAGTTGAGAGAGGCACGAATTTTCTGAGTAATAGTGTTGACAATATGTTCTCTATCAGCCTGCTGACTCAGCCACAGTTCTGCCCGCTTACGTACATCAA harbors:
- a CDS encoding PAS domain S-box protein, whose translation is TIVGMLSEQDLVHLYQQTVPLDQLPVHTVMHQLVVTCPASALVDIATILALFQHHQIYHLPVVDADDRLIGLLTPDRIMHLLAATNPTAIALTTTQFVETQAEFVARSAADTTITFANSALCCALGKSPTEIVGMQWGEVVPLEDMAILKQKIAAMRPDRPIMENINRNRRASGQLGWTQWVNLGIFDDQGNLIEIQSVGRDITRLRETEQALRQSETLFRNAFNSSAIGMALVSPNWQFLKVNAALCEFLGYDAADLLELTIWNVIYSPDAAASQTLYDAVLAGNNHSFNVEQRLVTSQGQVVWGRSTASLVRDDHNQPLYFVVQIQDIDVRKRAELWLSQQADREHIVNTITQKIRASLNLVDILNAAVTELQEVLRADRVLVYRVLPNGSGQVIAEATLPELPVILDKIFPEETFPQENYQRYIQGRVYALTDREHGPVLPCLAKFLHSINVRAKLVVPIVDKDSLWGLVIAHQCHTPRQWRPWEIKLLQEIASQLTIAIQQSQLYAQLQTSHEQLLRANDELLRATRLKDEFLANMSHELRTPLNAILGMTEGLQEQIFGAITTAQKNALQTIERSASHLLTLINDILDLAKIESGQMELELAPTAIVPLCESCLIFIQQQAFKKQIHIATKFPPHLPELCLDERRIRQAVINLLSNAVKFTPEHGRITLEVSLHHQVAPTEAPPLSGITRVRTYRTPLEQELGLGPQSTPLPPHDDLLIIHNYVRIAVTDTGIGMTPDQMDKLFQPFVQIDSALNRKYEGTGLGLALVKRIVDLHGGQVGVTSEIGVGSCFMIDLPYRSATVTKSISEIDDPCNSSLAIDSTAPQQPTAYRILLAEDNDANVLSISSYLKAKGYSLLIARDGQEVVNLAQQEQPDLILMDIQMPVMDGLEAMQHIRRHPTIAATPIIALTALAMEHDRDRCLAAGATDYLSKPVKLKQLLAMIEHQLHHKSA